In the Streptomyces sp. f51 genome, one interval contains:
- a CDS encoding branched-chain amino acid aminotransferase: MTQPTIELKPSASPLAAAEREAILTNPGFGRHFTDHMVTVKWTEGRGWHDGQLVPYGPLSLDPANMTLHYAQEIFEGLKAYRRPDGSVATFRPDKNAKRFQASARRLGMPELPVETFIEACDALVRQDRDWVPAHGGEESLYLRPFMIATEVGLGVKPANEYLFLVIASPAGAYFAGGVKPVSIWLSEDRVRAVPGGMGDAKTGGNYAASLLAQKEAAAKGCDQVCYLDAVEHKWIEELGGMNLYFVYGDRIVTPSLTGSILEGVTRDSLLTVARDLGYTAEEGRVSIDQWQTDAENGTLTEVFACGTAAVITPVGTVKRDGTEWLQSGGEPGKVTLRLREALLDIQRGITEDTHGWMHPLG, from the coding sequence ATGACGCAGCCCACGATCGAGCTCAAGCCCTCCGCCAGTCCGCTCGCCGCCGCCGAGCGCGAGGCGATCCTGACCAACCCGGGGTTCGGCCGCCACTTCACCGACCACATGGTGACCGTCAAGTGGACCGAGGGCCGTGGCTGGCACGACGGCCAGCTCGTTCCGTACGGACCGCTCTCCCTCGACCCGGCGAACATGACCCTGCACTACGCGCAGGAGATCTTCGAGGGCCTCAAGGCCTACCGCCGGCCCGACGGCTCCGTCGCGACCTTCCGTCCCGACAAGAACGCCAAGCGCTTCCAGGCCTCCGCCCGCCGGCTCGGCATGCCCGAGCTGCCCGTGGAGACCTTCATCGAGGCCTGTGACGCGCTGGTCCGCCAGGACCGCGACTGGGTGCCCGCCCACGGTGGCGAGGAGTCCCTGTACCTGCGCCCCTTCATGATCGCGACCGAGGTCGGCCTGGGCGTGAAGCCCGCCAACGAGTACCTCTTCCTCGTCATCGCCTCGCCCGCCGGCGCCTACTTCGCGGGCGGGGTCAAGCCGGTGTCCATCTGGCTCTCCGAGGACCGCGTCCGCGCCGTCCCCGGCGGCATGGGCGACGCGAAGACGGGCGGCAACTACGCCGCCTCCCTCCTCGCGCAGAAGGAGGCCGCCGCCAAGGGCTGCGACCAGGTCTGCTACCTCGACGCGGTCGAGCACAAGTGGATCGAGGAACTCGGCGGCATGAACCTGTACTTCGTGTACGGCGACCGGATCGTCACCCCGTCCCTCACCGGCTCCATCCTGGAGGGCGTCACCCGCGACTCCCTGCTGACCGTCGCCCGCGACCTCGGCTACACCGCCGAAGAGGGCCGCGTCTCGATCGACCAGTGGCAGACCGACGCCGAGAACGGCACCCTCACCGAGGTGTTCGCCTGCGGCACCGCCGCCGTCATCACCCCCGTCGGCACGGTCAAGCGCGACGGCACCGAGTGGCTCCAGTCCGGCGGCGAGCCCGGCAAGGTCACCCTCCGCCTCCGCGAGGCCCTGCTCGACATCCAGCGCGGCATCACGGAGGACACCCACGGCTGGATGCACCCGCTGGGCTGA
- a CDS encoding lysine 2,3-aminomutase, producing MSSALHPASYTSTRLPGTSPRFRAFTPRDLDGLLRRVALSPDERLALRAVAAVLPFRTNSYVVDELIDWAAAPDDPIFRLTFPQAGMLPEPDLKQMADLLRHEAPKAEVLRAAHEIRMRLNPHPSGQLDANVPVHEGVRLTGLQHKYPETVLVFPRQGQTCHAYCTYCFRWPQFVGESDLRIATDDIAATSAYLRAHPEVTSTLITGGDPMVMSTEVLRRYVEPLLEIDTVRSIRVGTKSLAFWPYRFLTDRDADDLLKLLEKVVASGRNLALMAHFTHPQELRPPAVRAAMRRVRDTGAVIRCQGPLVRGINDSAGAWAELWNETTALGAVPYYQFVERDTGPQGYFGVPLARCHQIFRDAYAQVSGLARTVRGPVMSAMPGKVCVDGTAEVAGEKVFVLHLIQARDPDLVGRPFFAAYDERATWWSDLKPAFGASRFLPGLEAG from the coding sequence ATGAGTTCTGCGCTCCACCCGGCTTCGTACACGAGCACCCGACTCCCCGGCACGAGCCCCCGCTTTCGCGCCTTCACCCCGCGTGACCTCGACGGCCTGCTCCGGCGCGTGGCGCTGTCGCCCGACGAACGGCTCGCCCTGCGGGCCGTCGCGGCCGTGCTGCCCTTCCGGACGAACAGCTATGTGGTCGACGAACTGATCGACTGGGCGGCCGCGCCCGACGACCCGATCTTCCGGCTGACGTTCCCGCAGGCCGGGATGCTGCCCGAGCCCGACCTCAAGCAGATGGCGGACCTGCTCCGCCACGAGGCCCCGAAGGCCGAGGTGCTGCGTGCGGCCCACGAGATCCGGATGAGGCTCAACCCGCACCCGTCCGGCCAGCTCGACGCCAACGTCCCCGTGCACGAGGGCGTCCGCCTGACCGGTCTCCAGCACAAGTACCCGGAGACGGTCCTGGTCTTCCCGCGCCAGGGCCAGACCTGCCACGCCTACTGCACGTACTGCTTCCGCTGGCCCCAGTTCGTCGGCGAGTCCGACCTGCGCATCGCCACCGACGACATCGCCGCCACCTCCGCCTATCTGCGCGCCCACCCGGAGGTCACGAGCACGCTCATCACGGGCGGCGACCCGATGGTGATGAGCACCGAGGTGCTGCGCCGGTACGTCGAACCGCTCCTGGAGATCGACACCGTCCGCTCGATCCGGGTCGGGACCAAGTCGCTCGCCTTCTGGCCGTACCGCTTCCTCACCGACCGCGACGCGGACGACCTCTTGAAGCTGCTGGAGAAGGTGGTCGCGAGCGGCCGGAACCTCGCCCTGATGGCCCACTTCACGCATCCCCAGGAGCTGCGGCCCCCGGCCGTGCGCGCGGCGATGCGCCGGGTGCGTGACACGGGGGCCGTGATCCGCTGCCAGGGTCCCCTGGTCAGGGGGATCAACGACAGTGCCGGCGCGTGGGCCGAGCTGTGGAACGAGACGACCGCGCTGGGGGCGGTGCCCTACTACCAGTTCGTGGAGCGGGACACCGGTCCGCAGGGCTACTTCGGGGTGCCGCTGGCCCGCTGCCACCAGATCTTCCGCGACGCCTACGCCCAGGTTTCGGGCCTCGCGCGGACCGTGCGCGGCCCGGTCATGTCGGCGATGCCGGGCAAGGTGTGCGTGGACGGGACGGCGGAGGTGGCGGGCGAGAAGGTCTTCGTGCTCCATCTCATCCAGGCCCGCGATCCGGACCTGGTGGGGCGCCCGTTCTTCGCCGCCTACGACGAGCGCGCCACCTGGTGGAGCGACCTAAAGCCGGCTTTCGGCGCGAGCCGGTTCCTGCCGGGGCTCGAAGCCGGGTGA
- a CDS encoding cytosine permease: MPIEQRGVDTIPDEERTSGPRDLVSILLGSNLCLGVIIFGWLPPSFGLDWWSSVSSIVAGTVVGTALTAPLALVSLRTGTNLSTSSGAQFGVRGRLVGSIVGLLLALGYTALTVWIGGDVMIGVLGRLFGLPANGVSYAVVYAVLAAATVAGAVYGYRVLLAMSRALAIGMSALLVVGVIAYAPHFTTAALPEAGGYLLGSFWPTWLLAAVAAGLSGPIAFITLLGDYTRYISPERHSSRTVLHGTWLGLIAGLLVPQLFGTFTAYGARAALDYAGPLVSASPGWYLVPLLLAASAGSVGNAGLMLYSMGLDLDAILPRASRARATCAVAVVAMLCVFVGHYAWNAQSAMTSFVLLLTAIGTPWAVITLIGFVRCRGIYDADALQVFNRRSRGGVYWYRAGWNVQATAAWVLGACVGLLAVSLPSYEGPLLSLTGGVDCSFIFSGLVGGLVYLALTAGKPSPGFEPRQEPARAESRL, encoded by the coding sequence ATGCCGATCGAACAGCGCGGAGTCGACACGATCCCCGACGAGGAACGCACCAGCGGGCCGCGCGATCTCGTGTCGATCCTGCTCGGTTCCAACCTCTGCCTCGGGGTGATCATCTTCGGCTGGCTGCCGCCCTCGTTCGGGCTCGACTGGTGGTCCTCGGTCAGCTCGATCGTGGCAGGCACCGTGGTCGGAACCGCGCTCACCGCGCCGCTTGCGCTGGTCTCGCTGCGCACCGGCACCAACCTCTCCACCTCCTCCGGCGCGCAGTTCGGCGTGCGCGGACGGCTCGTCGGCTCGATCGTCGGCCTGCTGCTGGCGCTCGGCTACACCGCGCTGACCGTGTGGATCGGGGGCGACGTGATGATCGGCGTGCTCGGCCGCCTCTTCGGACTCCCGGCGAACGGGGTCTCGTACGCCGTGGTGTACGCGGTGCTGGCCGCGGCGACCGTCGCGGGTGCCGTCTACGGCTACCGGGTGCTGCTCGCCATGTCCCGGGCCCTCGCGATCGGCATGTCGGCCCTGCTGGTGGTCGGTGTGATCGCGTACGCCCCGCACTTCACCACCGCGGCGCTCCCGGAGGCCGGCGGCTATCTCCTCGGCTCGTTCTGGCCCACCTGGCTGCTGGCGGCGGTCGCGGCCGGCCTGTCGGGCCCGATCGCGTTCATCACGCTGCTCGGCGACTACACCCGCTACATCTCGCCCGAGCGCCACTCCTCCCGCACGGTCCTGCACGGCACCTGGCTCGGCCTGATCGCCGGTCTGCTGGTCCCCCAGCTCTTCGGCACCTTCACCGCGTACGGGGCCCGCGCGGCCCTCGACTACGCGGGACCGCTGGTGTCCGCCTCCCCCGGCTGGTACCTGGTCCCGCTGCTGCTGGCGGCCTCCGCGGGCTCGGTGGGCAACGCCGGTCTGATGCTCTACTCGATGGGCCTCGACCTCGACGCGATCCTGCCCCGCGCCTCGCGCGCCCGCGCCACCTGCGCGGTCGCCGTCGTCGCCATGCTCTGTGTGTTCGTCGGCCACTACGCCTGGAACGCCCAGTCGGCGATGACGTCCTTCGTCCTGCTGCTGACCGCGATCGGCACCCCGTGGGCGGTCATCACCCTGATCGGCTTCGTCCGCTGCCGCGGGATCTACGACGCCGACGCCCTCCAGGTCTTCAACCGCCGCTCCCGCGGCGGCGTCTACTGGTACCGGGCGGGCTGGAACGTCCAGGCCACGGCGGCCTGGGTACTGGGAGCCTGCGTCGGCCTGCTGGCCGTGTCCCTCCCGTCGTACGAGGGCCCGCTGCTGTCCCTGACCGGCGGCGTGGACTGTAGCTTCATCTTCTCCGGCCTGGTCGGCGGCCTGGTCTACCTGGCGCTCACGGCCGGCAAGCCGTCACCCGGCTTCGAGCCCCGGCAGGAACCGGCTCGCGCCGAAAGCCGGCTTTAG
- the ureA gene encoding urease subunit gamma, with protein MRLTPTERDRLLLFSAAELARARRARGLRLNVPEATALIADTVCETARDGGRLAEAIEAARCVLGPDDVLPGVADIVTEVHVEAVFDDGSRLAVVTDPIGGGLGDRAPGALLPGPEHTEPEAAVRLSVTNTAGVPVSVTSHFHFFEANPRLDFDRAAAYGMRLAVPAGSSVRFGPGESAEVGLRPIGGARVAIGFAGLVDGPLDAPGAREEALRRAAACGYLGVPDTRDQEAER; from the coding sequence GTGAGACTGACCCCCACGGAACGTGACCGACTGCTGCTGTTCTCGGCCGCCGAACTGGCCCGTGCCCGCAGGGCGCGCGGCCTCAGGCTCAACGTGCCGGAGGCCACCGCGCTGATCGCGGACACGGTCTGCGAGACCGCCCGTGACGGCGGACGGCTCGCCGAGGCGATCGAGGCGGCCCGCTGCGTCCTCGGCCCGGACGACGTCCTGCCCGGCGTCGCCGACATCGTCACCGAGGTGCATGTCGAGGCCGTCTTCGACGACGGCTCGCGCCTCGCGGTCGTCACCGACCCGATCGGCGGCGGACTCGGCGACCGGGCCCCCGGCGCGCTGCTGCCGGGTCCCGAGCACACCGAGCCCGAGGCGGCCGTGCGCCTGTCCGTGACCAACACGGCCGGCGTCCCCGTCTCCGTCACCTCCCACTTCCACTTCTTCGAGGCCAACCCGCGGCTCGACTTCGACCGCGCGGCCGCCTACGGCATGCGGCTGGCCGTGCCCGCCGGCTCCTCCGTCCGCTTCGGCCCGGGGGAGAGCGCCGAGGTCGGGCTGCGGCCCATCGGCGGAGCACGCGTCGCCATCGGCTTCGCGGGTCTCGTCGACGGACCGCTGGACGCCCCCGGAGCCAGGGAAGAGGCCCTGCGCCGGGCCGCCGCCTGCGGATACCTCGGCGTCCCCGACACCCGCGACCAGGAGGCCGAGCGATGA
- a CDS encoding urease subunit alpha translates to MSRPGGHPAEARRLTPYEYAATHGPRAGDRIRLGDSGLTVRVESDAQLPGDEFLAGFGKTARDGLHLKAAAVRDTCDVVISNVVVIDAVQGIRKVSIGIREGRICSIGRAGNPDTLDGVDVVVGTGTSIVSGEGLVATAGAVDTHVHLLSPRIMEASLASGVTTIIGQEFGPVWGVGVNSPWALRHAFSAFDAWPVNIGFLGRGSSSHDAPLIEALAEGGASGFKVHEDMGAHTRALDTALRVAEDHDVQVALHSDGLNECLSVEDTLRVLEGRTIHAFHIEGCGGGHVPNVLKMAGVPNVIGSSTNPTLPFGRDAVAEHYGMIVSVHDLKTDLPGDAAMARDRIRAGTMGAEDVLHDLGAIGITSSDAQGMGRAGETVRRTFAMAGKMKAEFGAPEDHDNERVLRYMAKLTINPAIAHGLAHEVGSIETGKLADIVLWRPEYFGAKPQLVLKSGFPAYGVVGDPNAATDTCEPLVLGPQFGAHGATPAEISVAFVAQAALDQGNDTMPTRRRRVAVRGTRGIGPADLRLNSRTGAVDVDQRTGLVTLDGDPLRSEPADSVSLNRLYFL, encoded by the coding sequence ATGAGCCGCCCCGGAGGCCACCCCGCCGAGGCCCGCCGCCTCACCCCCTACGAGTACGCCGCCACCCACGGCCCCCGTGCCGGCGACCGGATCAGGCTCGGCGACTCGGGGCTCACCGTCCGCGTCGAGTCCGACGCCCAGCTCCCCGGGGACGAGTTCCTCGCCGGATTCGGCAAGACGGCCCGCGACGGACTGCACTTGAAGGCCGCCGCCGTCCGGGACACCTGCGACGTCGTCATCAGCAACGTCGTGGTGATCGACGCCGTCCAGGGCATCCGCAAGGTGTCCATCGGTATCCGCGAGGGCCGCATCTGCTCGATCGGGCGGGCCGGCAACCCCGACACCCTCGACGGCGTCGACGTCGTCGTCGGCACCGGCACGTCCATCGTCTCCGGCGAGGGACTCGTCGCCACCGCCGGAGCCGTCGACACCCACGTCCATCTGCTCTCGCCGCGCATCATGGAGGCCTCGCTCGCCTCCGGCGTCACCACGATCATCGGCCAGGAGTTCGGCCCGGTGTGGGGCGTCGGCGTCAACTCGCCCTGGGCGCTGCGTCACGCGTTCTCCGCCTTCGACGCCTGGCCGGTCAACATCGGCTTCCTGGGCCGGGGTTCGTCCTCCCACGACGCCCCGCTGATCGAGGCGCTGGCCGAGGGCGGGGCCAGCGGCTTCAAGGTCCACGAGGACATGGGCGCCCACACCCGCGCCCTCGACACCGCCCTGCGGGTCGCCGAGGACCACGACGTCCAAGTGGCCCTGCACAGCGACGGGCTGAACGAGTGCCTGTCCGTCGAGGACACCCTCAGGGTCCTCGAAGGACGCACCATCCACGCCTTCCACATCGAGGGCTGCGGCGGCGGACACGTCCCGAACGTGCTGAAGATGGCGGGCGTCCCGAACGTCATCGGCTCCTCCACCAACCCGACCCTGCCCTTCGGCCGGGACGCGGTCGCCGAGCACTACGGCATGATCGTCTCCGTCCACGACCTGAAGACCGACCTGCCCGGCGACGCCGCCATGGCCCGCGACCGCATCCGCGCCGGGACCATGGGCGCCGAGGACGTGCTGCACGACCTGGGCGCCATCGGCATCACCTCATCCGACGCCCAGGGCATGGGCCGCGCAGGCGAGACCGTCCGCCGCACCTTCGCCATGGCCGGGAAGATGAAGGCCGAGTTCGGCGCCCCCGAGGACCACGACAACGAACGCGTCCTGCGCTACATGGCCAAACTGACCATCAACCCGGCCATCGCGCACGGCCTCGCCCACGAGGTCGGCTCCATCGAGACCGGCAAGCTCGCCGACATCGTGCTCTGGCGCCCCGAGTACTTCGGCGCCAAACCGCAGCTCGTCCTGAAGTCCGGCTTCCCGGCCTACGGAGTCGTCGGCGACCCCAACGCCGCCACCGACACCTGCGAACCCCTCGTCCTCGGACCACAGTTCGGGGCGCACGGCGCGACCCCCGCCGAGATCTCGGTGGCCTTCGTCGCCCAGGCCGCGCTCGACCAGGGCAACGACACCATGCCCACCCGCCGCCGCCGCGTCGCGGTCCGCGGCACCCGCGGCATCGGACCCGCCGACCTGCGCCTCAACTCCCGTACCGGAGCGGTCGACGTCGACCAGCGCACCGGCCTGGTCACCCTCGACGGCGACCCGCTGCGCTCCGAGCCCGCCGACTCGGTCTCCCTCAACCGCCTGTACTTCCTCTGA
- a CDS encoding agmatine deiminase family protein, giving the protein MSAAADGFRMPAEWTPHERTWMAWPGPNPTFDSPEDLAASRAAWAEVARAVRRFEPVTVVCGPGQSAPAAELLGPGIDLVERELDDAWMRDIGPTFLTDGHGELAAVDWTFNGWGAQDWARWEHDSKIGAEVAGLAGAKTYASRMVNEGGAIHVDGEGTVLLTETVQLGPERNPGWSREQVEAEIHAQLGTEKAIWLPRGLTGDYPPYGFGTLGHVDIVAAFARPGVIVAHSQQDPAHPDHEVSREVIGLLRAQTDARGRAIEVVEVPAPTVLEADGHWADYSYINHYLCNDGVVLCGFDDPRDETAADIFRRLFPERTVTLVDARTIFAGGGGIHCITQQQPKV; this is encoded by the coding sequence ATGTCTGCTGCCGCCGACGGCTTCCGCATGCCCGCCGAGTGGACCCCGCACGAGCGCACCTGGATGGCGTGGCCGGGCCCCAACCCCACCTTCGACAGCCCCGAGGACCTCGCCGCCTCCCGCGCCGCCTGGGCGGAGGTGGCCCGTGCGGTCCGCCGCTTCGAGCCGGTCACGGTCGTGTGCGGCCCGGGCCAGTCCGCGCCGGCCGCCGAACTCCTCGGCCCCGGCATCGACCTCGTCGAGCGGGAACTCGACGACGCCTGGATGCGCGACATCGGCCCCACCTTCCTCACCGACGGGCACGGTGAACTCGCGGCCGTGGACTGGACGTTCAACGGCTGGGGCGCCCAGGACTGGGCCCGCTGGGAGCACGACTCCAAGATCGGCGCCGAGGTCGCGGGCCTGGCCGGGGCGAAGACGTACGCCTCCCGGATGGTCAACGAGGGCGGCGCGATCCACGTCGACGGCGAGGGCACCGTGCTGCTCACCGAGACCGTGCAGCTCGGCCCGGAGCGCAACCCCGGCTGGAGCCGCGAGCAGGTCGAGGCCGAGATCCACGCCCAGCTCGGCACCGAGAAGGCCATCTGGCTGCCGCGCGGCCTGACCGGCGACTACCCCCCGTACGGCTTCGGCACCCTCGGCCACGTCGACATCGTCGCCGCCTTCGCCCGGCCCGGCGTGATCGTCGCCCACTCCCAGCAGGACCCCGCGCACCCCGACCACGAGGTGAGCCGGGAGGTCATCGGGCTGCTCAGGGCCCAGACCGACGCGCGCGGCCGCGCCATCGAGGTCGTCGAGGTCCCCGCCCCGACCGTCCTGGAGGCCGACGGCCACTGGGCCGACTACTCCTACATCAACCACTACCTCTGCAACGACGGCGTCGTCCTGTGCGGCTTCGACGACCCGCGCGACGAGACCGCGGCGGACATCTTCCGCCGGCTGTTCCCCGAGCGGACCGTGACGCTGGTGGACGCACGTACGATCTTCGCGGGCGGCGGTGGCATCCACTGCATCACCCAGCAGCAGCCGAAGGTCTGA
- a CDS encoding TetR/AcrR family transcriptional regulator yields the protein MAGARKNAPPREEVLAAAMEMIAERGLEKLTMAALGREVGMSSGHLLYYFRSKDELLLRTLEWSEGRLGAERGRLLAARGTARERLDAYVDLYVPDGHRDPHWTLWLEVWNHSQNADDDARERQVAIEGAWHRDLVALLAEGVSRGEFRPLDADRFGARLRALLDGFSIHVAIGLRGTSRAQVLSHVREFLDEALGRADAGPPVL from the coding sequence ATGGCCGGTGCGCGGAAGAACGCGCCACCGCGCGAGGAGGTCCTCGCCGCCGCCATGGAGATGATCGCCGAACGCGGTCTGGAGAAGCTCACCATGGCGGCGCTCGGCCGTGAGGTCGGCATGAGCAGCGGCCATCTCCTGTACTACTTCCGTTCCAAGGACGAGCTGCTGCTGCGCACCCTGGAGTGGAGCGAGGGCCGCCTCGGCGCCGAACGCGGCAGGCTGCTCGCCGCGCGCGGAACCGCCCGCGAACGCCTGGACGCCTACGTCGACCTGTACGTCCCCGACGGCCACCGGGACCCGCACTGGACCCTGTGGCTGGAGGTCTGGAACCACTCCCAGAACGCGGACGACGACGCCCGCGAACGGCAGGTGGCCATCGAGGGCGCCTGGCACCGCGACCTCGTCGCCCTGCTCGCCGAGGGCGTCTCGCGCGGCGAGTTCCGGCCCCTCGACGCGGACCGCTTCGGTGCCCGGCTGCGCGCCCTGCTGGACGGCTTCTCCATCCATGTGGCGATCGGCCTGCGCGGCACCAGCCGCGCGCAGGTCCTGTCCCACGTGCGGGAGTTCCTCGACGAGGCGCTGGGCCGAGCGGACGCCGGCCCGCCGGTCCTGTAG
- the cimA gene encoding citramalate synthase, whose product MTETSEVDDSFHVFDTTLRDGAQREGINLTVADKLAIARHLDDFGVGFIEGGWPGANPRDTEFFARAAQEIDFRHAELVAFGATRRAGGKAAEDPQVKALLDSGAPVITLVAKSHDRHVELALRTTLEENLEMVRDTVSHLVAQGRRVFVDCEHFFDGYRANPAYAKSVVRAAHEAGADVVVLCDTNGGMLPAQVQAVVSTVLADTGARLGIHAQDDTGCAVANTLAAVDAGATHVQCTANGYGERVGNSNLFPVVAALELKYGKKVLPEGALREMTRISHAIAEVVNLTPSTHQPYVGVSAFAHKAGLHASAIKVDPDLYQHIDPEQVGNTMRMLVSDMAGRASIELKGKELGVDLGDDRELVARVVERVKERELKGYTYEAADASFELLLREEAEGRRRTYFEVESWRAIVEDRPDGSHANEATVKLFAKGERIVATAEGNGPVNALDRALRVALETLYPQLAKLELVDYKVRILEGKHGTQSTTRVLISTSDGTGEWSTVGVAENVIAASWQALEDAYTYGLLRAGVEPAS is encoded by the coding sequence ATGACGGAAACCAGCGAAGTCGACGATTCCTTCCACGTCTTCGACACGACGCTGCGCGACGGCGCGCAGCGCGAGGGCATCAACCTCACCGTGGCGGACAAGCTGGCCATCGCGCGGCACCTGGACGACTTCGGGGTGGGCTTCATCGAGGGCGGCTGGCCCGGCGCCAACCCCCGCGACACCGAGTTCTTCGCCCGCGCCGCCCAGGAGATCGACTTCCGGCACGCCGAGCTCGTGGCCTTCGGGGCGACCCGCAGGGCAGGCGGCAAGGCCGCGGAGGACCCCCAGGTCAAGGCGCTCCTGGACTCCGGCGCCCCGGTGATCACGCTGGTCGCCAAGTCCCACGACCGGCATGTGGAGCTGGCGCTGCGCACCACGCTGGAGGAGAACCTGGAGATGGTCCGCGACACCGTCTCCCACCTGGTCGCGCAGGGCCGGCGGGTGTTCGTGGACTGCGAGCACTTCTTCGACGGCTACCGCGCGAACCCCGCCTACGCGAAGTCCGTGGTCCGCGCCGCGCACGAGGCCGGCGCCGACGTGGTCGTGCTGTGCGACACCAACGGCGGCATGCTCCCCGCCCAGGTCCAGGCCGTGGTCTCCACCGTCCTCGCCGACACCGGCGCCCGCCTCGGCATCCACGCCCAGGACGACACCGGCTGCGCGGTCGCCAACACCCTCGCCGCGGTCGACGCCGGCGCCACCCACGTCCAGTGCACCGCCAACGGCTACGGCGAACGGGTCGGCAACTCCAACCTCTTCCCCGTCGTGGCGGCGCTGGAGCTCAAGTACGGCAAGAAGGTGCTCCCCGAGGGCGCGCTGCGGGAGATGACCCGCATCTCCCACGCGATCGCCGAGGTCGTCAACCTCACCCCCTCCACCCACCAGCCCTACGTGGGCGTGTCGGCGTTCGCGCACAAGGCGGGCCTGCACGCCTCCGCGATCAAGGTCGACCCCGACCTCTACCAGCACATCGACCCCGAGCAGGTCGGCAACACCATGCGGATGCTGGTCTCCGACATGGCCGGCCGCGCCTCCATCGAGCTCAAGGGCAAGGAACTCGGCGTCGACCTCGGCGACGACCGCGAACTGGTCGCCCGGGTCGTCGAGCGCGTCAAGGAACGCGAGCTCAAGGGCTACACGTACGAGGCCGCCGACGCCTCCTTCGAACTCCTGCTCCGCGAGGAGGCCGAGGGCCGCAGGCGCACCTACTTCGAGGTCGAGTCCTGGCGGGCCATCGTCGAGGACCGCCCCGACGGCAGCCACGCCAACGAGGCCACGGTCAAGCTCTTCGCCAAGGGCGAGCGCATCGTCGCCACCGCCGAGGGCAACGGCCCGGTCAACGCCCTGGACCGCGCCCTGCGCGTGGCCCTGGAGACGCTGTACCCGCAGCTGGCCAAGCTGGAGCTGGTCGACTACAAGGTCCGCATCCTGGAGGGCAAGCACGGCACGCAGTCCACGACCCGCGTCCTGATCTCCACGTCCGACGGCACGGGGGAGTGGTCCACGGTCGGCGTGGCGGAGAACGTCATCGCCGCGTCCTGGCAGGCGCTGGAGGACGCGTACACGTACGGCCTGCTGCGAGCCGGCGTCGAACCGGCCTCCTAG